TCAGCAGCTGCTGCCCGGACACTTCCATGAAGTAGGGCAGCTCGTCGTTGCACACGTCGGAGTCGTAGAGGAAGCCGCCTTGCTCGACGAGCAGGTCGAGCGTGTGCTCGCTCGGGAACGACCGCAGGTACCAGCCGAGTGGCCGCTCCCCCGTCGTGCGTTCGAGCGACTCGACGGCCAGCCGCAGGTGCTCACGTTCCACCTCGCGGTCCACGCGGTTGTACTCGAGCCATCGGTAGCCGTGGCCGATCACGTCGTGCCGGCTCTCCCGAACCCATTGGGCCACTTCGGGATTGCGCTCCAGCGCCGTGGCGCACGCGCCGATCGTGACCGGCACGTCGAACCGGTCGAACAGCCGGGCCAGCCGCCAGATGCCGACCCGGCTGCCGAACTCGTAATGCGTCTCGCTGCCGAAGTCCCGGATCGCCGGGTCGACTTCGTAGTCGTACTCGCCCCAACCGTCGTTGTGGTCGTCGCCGTCGAGTACGGAGTACTCCGAGCCCTCCTCGTAGTTGACGACGATGTTGATGACCAGCTTCTCCTCGCCGGGCCACCGCACCCGCGGGGCGTTCCGCCCGTACCCGACGAAATCCCGTACGCGCGTGGTCTCTGCCACTATCCGCTCCCTCTCGTGATTCACCCTGCGGTCCAGCCGCCGTCCACGGGGACGACGGCACCGGTCATCGAGGCCGATCCCGGTCCCAGCAGGAACGCGATCGTCTCGGCGACGTCCTGCGGCGGCGCAGGGGTGCCGAACAAGTTCCGTTCCCGCACGCGCTCGGCTTCGCGGCCGCCGGTTTCGTCCCGGCCGCTGCGCGCGAGCATCGGAGTGTCGGTCGGCCCCGGGCACACGCAGTTGACGCGGATCCCGTCCGGCGCGTGGTCGACGGCCATTGCCCGGGTGAGCCCGATCAGGCCGGCTTTCGCCGCGCAGTACGCCGGAAACCCGGCGCCGCCGACCATGCCGTACTGCGAGCTGACGTGGACGACGGCCGCGCCCGACCTGCCACGCATCAGGGGCAACACCGCGCGGGACACCAGGTACGCACCGGTCAGGTTCACCTCCAGCGTTCGCCGCCAGGACTCCGGTGAGGTCTCGGTGACGTCGCCGGTGTACCCGCCGATCCCGGCACAGTTGACGAGCCAGTCGACGCCGTCGAACTCAGTCCGAATCCCCGCGGCCGCCGCGCTCACCGACCCCTCGTCCGACACGTCGGCCGCCAGCGGAACGTACGTCTCCTCGTAACCGGGATGTGCGGCACCGGCGCCGAGGTCGAGGCCGGCCACGCGCGCGCCCGTGGCGAGGCACAGCTGCGTCACGGCGCGCCCGATTCCCGAGGTCGCGCCCGTGACGACGACGTTCGGTGCGGTCACGAGACCGTGACCGTTCGTCCGGTCGCGAGCGCTTCTTCCCCCGCGAGCGCGACCCGCAGAGTGGCCAGGGCATCCGCGGGGGTGCAGGCCACCGCGGCGGGATCACCCGCCTTCACCGCGGCGAGGAACCGCGAGTTCGACGCGCTGAACGGCTCTTCGGTCACCCCTGCGGACACTTCCAGACCGCGGTTGCGTCCGGTCAGCCTGAACTCCGGGTCGAGCGCCATCCGCAGCACCCCGGAGTCCGTGACGACGTCCAGTCCGTAGCGGCCCGGCACGTCCGCCGGAGTCCAGGCGATCACGACGGTCGCGACGGCGCCGCTGGTCATACGCAGCACCAGGGTGAGCGCGTCGTCGATGTTCCGCGCGGCGACACCGGGCCGGTCGACACGCACAGCGCTGCCGACGGCGAGCACCGATTCGACCTCACCGGCCACAGCCCGCGCCAGGTCGATCTGGTGGCTCCCGCGTTCCAGGAGATTGCCACCACCCTGGGCCTGATCGAGGAACCAGGGCCGGGCCGCGGTCGGACCCACGCTGTAGCCGGACAGGCTCACGACGTCGGAAGACGCCAGCTCCGAGCGCACGGCGTCGAGCAGTTCGATTGCGCGCCACTGGTAACCGACGGCGCACACCACACCCGACTCCTCCGCGAGCCGGGTCAGCTCCGTCGCCTCGGCCAGATCGCGGGCGACGGGCTTCTCGAGGTAGACCGGGATCCCGCGAGCGAGGGCCTGCCGCGCCGGCGCCAGGTGGTGTTGCGGCGGAGTACAGATCCACACGGCGTCGAGCTCAGTAGCGAGCAACTCGTCGACGTCCTTACAAGCCCGGGCGTCGTACCGTCCCGCGAACTCCGCCGTCCGCGCGGCATCCACATCGCACACCGCCTGGATCTCCACGTCCGCACGAGCGGCGAGGTCCGTGAGGTGACTGTCGCCGATCCAGCCGAGGCCGACCAGCCCGATCGCCGTGGTCATACTGCGCTCCAAAGGGTTCGCGGGTCGAAGTGGTTCGCGGGGCCTTCGGCCAGACCGCCGATGGACACGCCCGTCACGCGCAGGTTCTTGATCCAGTAGCCGATGATCGCCGGCACCTGATCGTGCTGGATCGCGGCCATCCGCGCGGCGGCCTTGAGCCGGGTCTGCTCGTCCAGCGAGGCGTTGAGATCGGCGAAGGCGCGGTCGAAGCCGGGGTCTTTCCAGTGCGCGGCGTTCCAGATGCCACCCGAGGTGTATGCGGGCAGGATGGCCTGGCTCGGGACACCGCGCGCACCCCAGTCGACGATGCCCATCGGCACTTCGAGCCAGGGCTGACTGTTGCCCGTGCCGTAGTAGGCACTCTGCTGCTGCACGTTGAGCTGCAGGTTGATTCCCGCCGGCTTCAGCGCCTGCTGCGCCAGGACCGCGTACTGCGGGATCTCCAGGTACTGCTCGGTGGTCAGCGTGACCGGGAAACCGTTCGGGTGCCCGGCGCGGGCGAGCAGGGACTTCGCCAGCGCGTAATCCTGCTTCCGCTGGGGAATCTGGGCAATCGCCTGCTTCGACACCGGGAAGACCGGCGCGAACGAGTGGTCGTTGCCGAGCTCGCCATCACCTCCGAGCAGCGCCTGAACCAGCGCGGGCCGGTCGAAACAGGCGGCCACGGCCTGGCGCACCAGCGGATTGTCGAACGGCGCCTGATCCGTCCGCATGTGGAAGCCGCGGTACTCGCTGGACGGACTCTTGATGATCTTCAGGTTCGGGGTTTCCTGCAGGGCCTGCGCACTCTGGTGCGGGGCGATCGGCCACACGTTTTCCCTACCACCCTGCATGTTGAGGGCGATGGTGCTGTCATCCGCGTAGTAGGTGAGGCGCAGGTTGTCCAGGTAGGGGTAGCGCTTGTCCCAGTAATCGGGGTTGCGCGCGAAGGTGGCGCCGGTCTCTGGCTGATAGCCGGTCATGACGAAGGCACCAGTCCCGACGCGCCCCTTCGCGAAATCACCGATCTGGTAGTTCTTCGGCAGGATGATCGCGTTGAAGTTGAATGCCGAGACGAGATAGGGGAAGTCCACGAACGGCTGGTCGAGGTGGAACGTGACCGTGTGGTCGTCGACCTTCTCGATGTTGCCGTGCGAGAAGATCCCCTTGAACGCCGACAGAGCCGACGAGTTGACCTTCGGGTCCGTCAGCAGGTTCATCGTGTACACGACATCATCCGCGGTGAAGGGCTTGCCGTCGTGCCACTTCACCCCCTGGCGTAGTACGAAGGTCCACGTGTCCGGTCGCTTGGCCGACCACGACACCGCGAGCCGCGGGTCCAGGGTGTAGTCGGCGCGCGGGAAGCACAGGTATTCACCGGCGATCTGCGCTGTCGTCTGACCGCCCTGGTTGTAGAGCGTCACCGGGTCCACGAGCGAGGCCGGCCGAGTGATCGCGACATTCGCCGTGCCACCTCGGCGAGGCGGGCCGACCGCCGGCACGGAGTTGATGCCACCGCCTTGACCGCAGGCCGAGAGGATTGCCGACGCGGCCGGCAAGCCGAGCCCCAGCACACTGGCCCGACGCAGGAATCCGCGTCTGCTCAGCCGCCGGGCCCGCACCTCTTCGAACAGGTGGTACTCGTAGTCGTCCATCGGCAGTTCCTCACTCGGGGCGCACCGAACGGCGTCACCGGGTTCCGATCCTCAGACTCAGATCGGGATTTGATATTCCATATAAGTTAGCTCCTTCAGCCTGCAGAGCACAATCCCCCACGCGACGGCGTCCACCTGCAACGCACTATTACGCCTTGACCAGCAATATTGTTACACACGGAGCAACAAGAACGTAACACGGCGAGACCGCGGCAGCCCGTTGCTTCCCTCTTGGTCGACAGATACGCTATACAGAATATCAACGGGCCGGACGCGGTACTCGCCCGTGACAAGCCATCCCCGGCGTTCTCCCCGGGTGCGCCCCACCAGACGACAGGCTGGGCTCAGACATGATCGGATTCATCACCAAACGGCTCGGGCTGAGCGTGCTGACGCTCCTGCTCGTGTCGATCATCGTGTTCGCGGTCTCGCAAGTGCTCCCCGGCGATGTGGGACGCACGATCCTCGGACCGTACGCGACCAACGACCAGGTCGCGCAGTTGAACCACACGCTCGGGCTCGACCGGCCCCTGCCCGTGCGCTACCTGGACTACATGTGGGGCTTTCTCCACGGCGACTGGGGCAAGTCCTACCTCCTGCAGGAACCGGTCACGGGTCTCGTGCTCGGGCACCTCGGCGACTCGCTGCTGCTCGGCGGGTTCGCGCTCGTCATCGCCGTGCCGATCTCGCTCGGCTTCGGCGTGCTGGCAGCCCTTAGGCGGGACAAGTTCACGGACCGCGCGATCTCCGTGACCGGGCTGTCCCTCATCGCCCTGCCCGAGTTCGTCGCCGGAACGGTCCTGCTCGTGGTGTTCGGCGTGTCGTTCAAGTGGTTCCCGGTCTCGTCCTCGGTGCCGCTGCCCAACATCGTGGACGTGTTCCGACAGTTCATGCTGCCGGCGATCCCGCTGATGTTCGTCCTCTTCGGCTACATCTCGCGCATGGCGCGCGCCGGGACGGTCGACGTGCTCGAATCCGCGTATGTGCGCACAGCCGTCCTCAAAGGACTGAAACCGGGCCGCGTCATCGGCAAGCACGTCCTGCGTAACTCGCTGCTGCCGGCCATCACGGTCGTCAGCGCCCAAGTCGGGTACGCCGTCGGCGGCCTCGTCGTAGTCGAGAAGCTCTTCAACTACCCCGGCATCGGCCAGCTCATCTACACCTCGGCGACCGGACACGACCTCCCGGTACTCGAGGCGGCCGTGCTCGTGATCGCCGTGATCTACACCGTGGCGAACCTCTGCGCCGACCTCCTCTACGGCGTGCTCAACCCCCGCATCCGGCTCGCTGCGGCGTGACCCGGCCGGACGAGAAGGAGCTTTCATGACGTCAACGGAGACGATGGCCGTGCCTGCCACCGGCCAGGCGGCGCCCCGCCAGGCGTCCACGGCCGCGAAGGCCCGCCGGCGCGAGATCGTGCGCGGTCTGCTGCGCTCCCCCACGTTCCTGATCGGTGGGGTGATCCTGCTGTTCTGGGTCGTCGACGCCATCTTCTGGCATGCCTTCGCCCCCCACGATCCGCAGCAGATCTTCCCGCAGACACTGCAGGGCCCGTCGGGTGTCCACTTGTTCGGAACGGACAACCTCGGTCGCGACGTGTTCTCGCGCCTGCTCGCCGGCGCCTCCCCGGTGCTCACCATCGCTCCTGCGGCCACCGCGCTCGGCCTCCTCGGCGGCGTCGTGCTGGGCCTGTTCACCGGGTACTACCGCGGCGTGCTCGACGACGTCGCGATGCGCATCGTCGACGCGGTGCTCGCGTTCCCGCTCGTGATCATCGCCGTGCTCGTGCTCACGGTGCTGGGTTCCGGCGAGCTGCCGGTGATCCTGCTGATCGCGGTCACCTTCGTCCCCGGCGTCGCCCGGACAGTGCGCGCGGCGGTGCTCACGCAGCGGGAGCTCGAGTACGTCGCCGCCGCCAAGCTGGCCGGCGCGTCGGGCCCGAAGATCATGTTCACCGAGATCCTGCCGAACGTGACCGGTCCGATCATCGTCGAAGGCACGGTCCGGCTCGGCTACGCCATCTTCACGTCGGCAACGCTGTCGTTCCTCACGCTCGGCATCCAGCAGCCGTCGCCGGACTGGGGTCTCACGATCTCGCTGGGCCAGGTCTACCTGCAGGTCGCGCCGTGGATCGTCCTGTTCCCCGCATTGGCGCTGGCGACGCTGGTCGTCGCCGTCAACCTCGTCGCCGACGGCTTCCAGCGCGTGCTGGACGCCTGATCTCCCCCGGAAGGCAACGTTATGACCACCACGCTGGAACAGCCGACATTGGCCGTGCGCAACCTGGACATCAGCTACCGCAGGGGTTCAAGGGTGTCGCCGGTCGTGCGCGACGTATCGTTCACGATCCAACCGGGCGAGGCATACGGTCTCGTCGGCGAATCCGGCTGCGGCAAGACAACCGTAGCCATGTCGATCATGCGGTATCTGCCGGACAACGCGGTCGTCAGCGACGGCAGCGGCATCACGTTTTCCGGTGAGGACGCCCTGGCTGCGGGAAAGGGCACGCTTCGCCAGTGGCGCGGCGGACGGATCGCCATGGTGTACCAGAACCCTGGCGCGTCCTTGAACCCGTCCATGCGCATTGGAGCGCAGGTCGCCGAGGGCATCAGGGTGCACAGTGGACTGTCGAATGCCGAGTGCAAGGAGAAGGCGCTCGAGATGCTGGCCAACGTCCGGATCCCGGACCCGGACTCGTGCGCTCGCCGCTACCCGCACGAGCTCTCCGGTGGCCAGCAGCAACGCGTGATGATCGCGATGGCGCTCTCCGGCAATCCCGACCTCCTGGTGCTCGACGAACCCACCACCGGCCTGGACGCGACCGTCGAAGCCGAGGTACTCGAGCTGATCAAGCAGTTGCGCGAAGAATTCCACACCGCCGTGCTCTTCATCAGCCACAACCTCGGCATCGTGGCACAGATCTGCGACCGCGTCGGCGTGCTCTACGCGGGCCGACTGGTGGAAGAAGCGCCCGCGGACGAGTTGTTCGCGTCTCCTCGGCACCCGTACACCCGCGACTTGCTGCGCTCGGTGCCACGGCACGGCGTGACAAAGTCGGCCGGTCTGCTCGCGACGATCCCCGGATCGCTGCCGGCGCCTGGCGCCGCACTCACCGGGTGCCCGTACGCCGCGCGCTGCGAACTCGCCACCGACCGCTGCCACCGCGAAACGCCGCCGTCGGAATCGCTCGGCACCGCCCACGCCGTGAGCTGCTTCCACCACGACCAGACCCGGACCGTGGGCGAGGTCGAACGGTTCTCCGAAACCGAGCGGACGACCGAGGAAGTGCTGCTGGAAGTCCGCAACCTGACCAAGCGCTACCGCACCGGTGGACACGAGTTCACCGCCGTCTCCGACGTCTCCTTCGACCTGCACCGCGGCGAGGTCTTCGGCCTGGTCGGCGAATCCGGGAGCGGCAAGAGCACCATCGCCAAGTGCATCGCGGGCATGACCTACCCGTCCGAAGGCACGCTGCAGTTCGAGGACATCACGCTTTCCAAGAGCCCCCGGCGCGCCGAGCGAACGACGCGCCGGAAGATCCAGATGGTCTTCCAGAACCCCGACAACGCGCTCAACCCGCGGCACCCCGTGCGGCGGATCCTGGGTCGCGCCGTGGCCCTGCTGAACGACCGCCTCCGCGGCCGGGGGCGCGAAGACCGCGTCGAAGAGCTCACATCGTCGGTACGACTCGAACCGCGCCACCTCGACGTGCGACCCAGCGCGTTGTCCGGCGGGCTCAAGCAGCGCGTGGCGATCGCGCGGGCGTTCGCAGGATCGCCCTCGCTCGTGCTGTGCGACGAGCCGGTCTCGGCCCTGGATGTCTCGGTGCAGGCCGCGATCCTGAACCTGCTGGTCGAACTCCAGGTGGCCAAGGACGTGGCCTATCTGTTCATCTCGCACGACATGTCCGTCGTCCGGTATCTCGCCGACCGGATCGGGGTGCTCTACCTCGGCCAGCTCGTCGAAATCGGTACGGCCGACGCCGTCTTCCAGCCACCACACCACCCCTACACCGAAGCGCTCCTCTCGGCGGCACCCGACCTCGACCCGGACGAGACCCGCCAGCGCATCCGCCTGGACGGCACCTACCCCAGCGCCTCCGCTCCGCCGAGCGGGTGCCGGTTCCACACGCGGTGCCCCCGGGCGCTCGGGGACGTGTGCCGCACGCAGGAGCCGCCGTGGCAGGACACCGGGAAGGGCAACCGATACCGCTGCCACATCGCGCCGGAGGACCTCCTGCGCAGGATCAAGTCCGAGTAGGACAGACTCAGGCGGTTCCG
The sequence above is a segment of the Amycolatopsis sp. 2-15 genome. Coding sequences within it:
- a CDS encoding polysaccharide deacetylase family protein → MAETTRVRDFVGYGRNAPRVRWPGEEKLVINIVVNYEEGSEYSVLDGDDHNDGWGEYDYEVDPAIRDFGSETHYEFGSRVGIWRLARLFDRFDVPVTIGACATALERNPEVAQWVRESRHDVIGHGYRWLEYNRVDREVEREHLRLAVESLERTTGERPLGWYLRSFPSEHTLDLLVEQGGFLYDSDVCNDELPYFMEVSGQQLLMVPYSKVYNDTRYLLNPTYGSPSQFFESMRLGIDYLCDEIDHGLGPRMLTVGLHPRWSGQANRASAVRDLLEYVSGKEGVSFMRRLDIARWWLDHHAEWTGAR
- a CDS encoding SDR family NAD(P)-dependent oxidoreductase, producing MTAPNVVVTGATSGIGRAVTQLCLATGARVAGLDLGAGAAHPGYEETYVPLAADVSDEGSVSAAAAGIRTEFDGVDWLVNCAGIGGYTGDVTETSPESWRRTLEVNLTGAYLVSRAVLPLMRGRSGAAVVHVSSQYGMVGGAGFPAYCAAKAGLIGLTRAMAVDHAPDGIRVNCVCPGPTDTPMLARSGRDETGGREAERVRERNLFGTPAPPQDVAETIAFLLGPGSASMTGAVVPVDGGWTAG
- a CDS encoding Gfo/Idh/MocA family protein; this encodes MTTAIGLVGLGWIGDSHLTDLAARADVEIQAVCDVDAARTAEFAGRYDARACKDVDELLATELDAVWICTPPQHHLAPARQALARGIPVYLEKPVARDLAEATELTRLAEESGVVCAVGYQWRAIELLDAVRSELASSDVVSLSGYSVGPTAARPWFLDQAQGGGNLLERGSHQIDLARAVAGEVESVLAVGSAVRVDRPGVAARNIDDALTLVLRMTSGAVATVVIAWTPADVPGRYGLDVVTDSGVLRMALDPEFRLTGRNRGLEVSAGVTEEPFSASNSRFLAAVKAGDPAAVACTPADALATLRVALAGEEALATGRTVTVS
- a CDS encoding ABC transporter substrate-binding protein — protein: MDDYEYHLFEEVRARRLSRRGFLRRASVLGLGLPAASAILSACGQGGGINSVPAVGPPRRGGTANVAITRPASLVDPVTLYNQGGQTTAQIAGEYLCFPRADYTLDPRLAVSWSAKRPDTWTFVLRQGVKWHDGKPFTADDVVYTMNLLTDPKVNSSALSAFKGIFSHGNIEKVDDHTVTFHLDQPFVDFPYLVSAFNFNAIILPKNYQIGDFAKGRVGTGAFVMTGYQPETGATFARNPDYWDKRYPYLDNLRLTYYADDSTIALNMQGGRENVWPIAPHQSAQALQETPNLKIIKSPSSEYRGFHMRTDQAPFDNPLVRQAVAACFDRPALVQALLGGDGELGNDHSFAPVFPVSKQAIAQIPQRKQDYALAKSLLARAGHPNGFPVTLTTEQYLEIPQYAVLAQQALKPAGINLQLNVQQQSAYYGTGNSQPWLEVPMGIVDWGARGVPSQAILPAYTSGGIWNAAHWKDPGFDRAFADLNASLDEQTRLKAAARMAAIQHDQVPAIIGYWIKNLRVTGVSIGGLAEGPANHFDPRTLWSAV
- a CDS encoding ABC transporter permease, whose translation is MIGFITKRLGLSVLTLLLVSIIVFAVSQVLPGDVGRTILGPYATNDQVAQLNHTLGLDRPLPVRYLDYMWGFLHGDWGKSYLLQEPVTGLVLGHLGDSLLLGGFALVIAVPISLGFGVLAALRRDKFTDRAISVTGLSLIALPEFVAGTVLLVVFGVSFKWFPVSSSVPLPNIVDVFRQFMLPAIPLMFVLFGYISRMARAGTVDVLESAYVRTAVLKGLKPGRVIGKHVLRNSLLPAITVVSAQVGYAVGGLVVVEKLFNYPGIGQLIYTSATGHDLPVLEAAVLVIAVIYTVANLCADLLYGVLNPRIRLAAA
- a CDS encoding ABC transporter permease codes for the protein MTSTETMAVPATGQAAPRQASTAAKARRREIVRGLLRSPTFLIGGVILLFWVVDAIFWHAFAPHDPQQIFPQTLQGPSGVHLFGTDNLGRDVFSRLLAGASPVLTIAPAATALGLLGGVVLGLFTGYYRGVLDDVAMRIVDAVLAFPLVIIAVLVLTVLGSGELPVILLIAVTFVPGVARTVRAAVLTQRELEYVAAAKLAGASGPKIMFTEILPNVTGPIIVEGTVRLGYAIFTSATLSFLTLGIQQPSPDWGLTISLGQVYLQVAPWIVLFPALALATLVVAVNLVADGFQRVLDA
- a CDS encoding dipeptide ABC transporter ATP-binding protein, whose translation is MTTTLEQPTLAVRNLDISYRRGSRVSPVVRDVSFTIQPGEAYGLVGESGCGKTTVAMSIMRYLPDNAVVSDGSGITFSGEDALAAGKGTLRQWRGGRIAMVYQNPGASLNPSMRIGAQVAEGIRVHSGLSNAECKEKALEMLANVRIPDPDSCARRYPHELSGGQQQRVMIAMALSGNPDLLVLDEPTTGLDATVEAEVLELIKQLREEFHTAVLFISHNLGIVAQICDRVGVLYAGRLVEEAPADELFASPRHPYTRDLLRSVPRHGVTKSAGLLATIPGSLPAPGAALTGCPYAARCELATDRCHRETPPSESLGTAHAVSCFHHDQTRTVGEVERFSETERTTEEVLLEVRNLTKRYRTGGHEFTAVSDVSFDLHRGEVFGLVGESGSGKSTIAKCIAGMTYPSEGTLQFEDITLSKSPRRAERTTRRKIQMVFQNPDNALNPRHPVRRILGRAVALLNDRLRGRGREDRVEELTSSVRLEPRHLDVRPSALSGGLKQRVAIARAFAGSPSLVLCDEPVSALDVSVQAAILNLLVELQVAKDVAYLFISHDMSVVRYLADRIGVLYLGQLVEIGTADAVFQPPHHPYTEALLSAAPDLDPDETRQRIRLDGTYPSASAPPSGCRFHTRCPRALGDVCRTQEPPWQDTGKGNRYRCHIAPEDLLRRIKSE